In Rhodoligotrophos appendicifer, the sequence CAACGCCGATGCCATCGGCACGCTCCGGCTGCTCGAGGCCATCCGCCTGCTCGGGCTCGTGGACAAGACCCGCTTCTACCAGGCCTCGACCTCCGAGCTCTATGGCAAGGTCCAGGAGGTGCCGCAAAGCGAGACGACCCCCTTCTATCCCCGCTCGCCCTATGCGGCCGCCAAGCTCTACGCCTATTGGATCGTGGTCAATTACCGCGAGGCCTATGGCATGCATGCCTCCAATGGCATCCTCTTCAACCATGAGAGCCCGATCCGCGGCGAGACCTTCGTCACCCGCAAGATCACCCGCGCCGTGGCCGCCATCCATCACGGCCGCCAGGACCGGCTCTTTCTCGGCAATCTCGACGCCAAGCGCGACTGGGGTCACGCCCGCGAATATGTCCGCGGCATGTGGCTGATGCTGCAGCAGACCATCCCCGACGACTACGTGCTCGCCACCGGCGTCACCACGCCCGTGCGGGATTTTGTCGAGTGGGCTTTTGCGGATATCGGCATTACTCTCGACTGGCGCGGATCGGGTGTCGACGAGAAGGGATATGACCGGGCGACGGGCAGGCTGCTGGTGGAGGTCGATCCCCGCTACTTCCGCCCGACCGAGGTCGAACTTCTTCTGGGCGATCCAAGCAAGGCGAAGCGGAAACTCGGTTGGAGCCATGACACCTCCGCCAGGGATCTGGCCCGGGAGATGGTCCGGGAGGATCTGAAGGTGATGGCGACCTCCGCGATTATGAAGGATGCGTGATGTATGAGTTGCGGGGAAAAAGGGTTTGGGTCGCCGGTCACCGGGGCATGGTCGGCAGCGCCGTCGTCCGTCGGCTGGCCGCTGAGGACTGCGAGGTCCTCACCTCTGCCCGGGCCGAGGTGGATCTGAAGCGGCAGACTGACGTGGAGGCTTTCCTTGCGGCGGCCCGGCCCGATGCGGTGGTCGTCGCAGCGGCCAAGGTCGGGGGCATCCTCGCCAATGACACCTATCCCGCCGATTTCCTCTACGATAACCTCATGATCGAGGCCAACATCATCCATGCCTCCTACACGGTTGGCGTGGAGAAACTTCTCTTCCTCGGCTCCAGTTGCATCTATCCCAAGCTTGCGCCCCAGCCGATCCCCGAAGCGGCCCTGCTCACCGGCCCGCTCGAGCCCACCAACGAGTGGTATGCCATTGCCAAGATCGCCGGGATCAAGCTCGCCCAGGCCTATCGCAAACAGCATGGCTGCGACTTCATCTCCGCCATGCCGACGAACCTCTACGGCTCCGGCGACAATTTCGATCTGCAATCCAGCCACGTGCTTCCCGCCCTCATCCGCAAGGCCCACGAGGCCAAGCGGCGTGGGGAGACGTCGATCACCATCTGGGGCACCGGCACGCCGCGCCGGGAATTCCTTCACGCCGATGACTGCGCCGATGCCCTCGTTTTCCTGCTCAAGACCTATTCCGGTTTCGAGCATGTGAATGTCGGCTCCGGCGAGGATGTGACCATCCTGGAGCTTGCCCAGCGTGTCGCCGCCGCCGTGGGCTTCTCCGGCGAGATCGTCCACGACCTGACGAAGCCCGACGGCACCCCGCGCAAGCTGATGGCCGCCGACAAGCTCCGCTCCATGGGTTGGTCGCCGAAGATCGATCTCGACACCGGAATCGCCAGGGCCTATGCGAGTTTCCTCGCCGAGACGGTCGAGGCGACAGCCTGAGATCGCCGAGACTGTCGAGGCGACCGCCTGAGGTCGCCTCTGTCTTCCCTAGTCCTGCTGTGAGACGTTCTCGATCGGCTGCGGCGTGCCGTCCATCTTGATCGTTCCCACCTGGCCCTTTGCCCCCTCGAGCGCCTCCTTCAGATCGACGACGCGGATGCTCTGATCCTCATAGGTGCGGAAGTACCAGCGCAGGTTCTTGAGGTCTGCCGCACTCGTCCACACGGTGTAATCCGTATGCATCTCCTTGCCCTGGACCTCCCGCACCGAGCCGATCGGGATGTCGAAATTGTTCATGATGTGCAGGATCTGCAGCACGCCCTCATCGGCCGTCTTGGGCGTGAGTGCCGTCTGGCTGAAAGCGACCGCCCGCACGAAGCGCGACGGCGAGCTCGAATCCCCGGGCAGCCCTGCCATCCCGGTGCCCTGGCCGAATTGCGGCAGCGCGAAGCCGCCCCCCAGCACCAAGGTCGGCAGGTTGCGGGCCGTGAGGCTGGTGTAATTGCGCAAATTCGTGAGATGCCAGTCGAAGGTGGGCGAGTTCGTCATGACGCCCACCGGATTGTCCGAGACCACCAGCGTGCCGTCGATGGGTTCGATGACGATCGACCGCCCTTCAGCATCCCGCACCAGGAAGTGCAGCGGCGCAGGGCCGCCCAGCGCTTCCACATCGGTCGCCACCAGCACCACCTGGTCGAGGCCGGCCTTGATCTCGTCCAGGGTCGCGAAACTGCCGAGCACCCAGGCGCCGAATTCCTGCGGCGCCATGGCCCGGTCCTTGGTCTCCGGCGTGGCCTTGGCATAGGAGGCATAGCCCGGGAAATAGAGCGCGCTGAGGCTCAGGCCCTTCTCGCTGATGCCATCGATCATGATGTTCATCCCGAGCGCATTGGCGCCCGCCATCCCGTATTTCGTCTTGTAGCGCAATCCTGTGCCGCCATCGGGCATGCTGCCGGTCATCTCGGTGCCGGCGGGAAGCACCAGGACCTCCGATTTGACATCGAACCCGAACTCCAGGGTGCGGCCATAGACGACCGCGCCATCTTTGGCCGTCAGCTGCAGGGTGGTGCAGGCGTGAGCGGCGGGAGCTGCACCGAGGGCAAGGGACAGCAGGATGGGAAGTGCAAGGCGCATGGGTTGGTCTCCTCTTTGCGCAGCGGACGGTCCGCCGGTCATGCCGATTAATGTGCCGGATTGCGGCGGGCGGACCTATTGCTTACCGTCTGTGTTGCTAAGCTGAGGTTAAGCCGAGCCGCGGGCGGCGGGGCGTCCCAGAAGGAAAAGAGGCAAAATGCCGGTATATCTTTGGATGGTCGGCGCCGTAGTCTTCGAAGTCATCGGCACCAGCGCCCTGCAGGCGTCTCACCAGATGACCCGCCTTGCTCCGTCGCTGCTGACGGTCGCCGGCTATGCTGCCGCCTTCTATTGTCTGTCCCATGCCCTGACCACCCTCCCCGTCGGCATCGCCTATGCCATCTGGAGTGGCCTTGGGATCGTGCTGATTTCAGCCGTCGGCTATTTCCTCCTCGGCCAGCGCATCGATCTGCCCGGGCTGATCGGCATCGGCTTCATCCTTGTGGGCGTGGTGATCGTCAACATATTCTCCACCGCGGGCCTCCATTCCTAGACCGCTGACACGCCCGCCACGACGTGATCCCCAGGCTTCAGTTTCGGCGGTCTCTCCTATATGAACGCTTCCCATGACCGATGCTCAGCCCCCGATCCTCGACCTCGACGACCTGAGCCGGCGCGTCATTGCCGGCGAACGGGCCGCTCTCGGCCGCGCCATCACTCTCGTCGAAAGCCGCCGCGCCGATCATGAGGCGCTGGCCCAGCAGCTGCTGTTGAAGCTGCTTCCCCATGCGGGCCATGCCCATCGTCTCGGCATCACCGGCGTCCCCGGCGTCGGCAAGAGCACCACCATCGACACGCTGGGCGGCAATCTGACCGCCTCCGGCCACAAGGTCGCGGTCCTCGCCGTCGACCCCACCAGTCAGCGCAGCGGTGGCTCGATCCTCGGTGACAAGACCCGCATGTCGGGTCTTGCCGTCGATCCCAACGCCTTCATCCGCCCTTCCCCCTCCGCGGGCACCCTCGGCGGCGTCGCCCGGCGCACCCGCGAAAGCATGATCGTCTGCGAGGCCGCCGGCTTCGACGTGATCATCGTCGAGACCGTCGGCATCGGCCAGTCCGAGACGGCGGTCGCCGACATGGTTGATTTCTTCCTGGTCCTCATGCTGCCGGGGGCCGGCGACGAGCTCCAGGGCATCAAGAAGGGGGTGATCGAGATCGCCGACATGCTCGCCGTGAACAAGGCCGATGGCGACAACATGGCCCGCGCGACGGCGGCGGTGGCCGACTATCGGGCCGCCCTGCAGATCTTCGTCGCCCGCGGCGCCCTCTGGTCTCCCCCGGTCATCGCCATTTCCGGCGCCAGGAACCAGGGCCTCGACACCCTATG encodes:
- the gmd gene encoding GDP-mannose 4,6-dehydratase; its protein translation is MKHSQGKVALITGATGQDGAYLSELLLEKGYEVHGIKRRSSSFNTGRIEHLYQDPHTADQRFFLHYGDMTDATNLIRIVQETQPDEIYNLAAQSHVQVSFETAEYTANADAIGTLRLLEAIRLLGLVDKTRFYQASTSELYGKVQEVPQSETTPFYPRSPYAAAKLYAYWIVVNYREAYGMHASNGILFNHESPIRGETFVTRKITRAVAAIHHGRQDRLFLGNLDAKRDWGHAREYVRGMWLMLQQTIPDDYVLATGVTTPVRDFVEWAFADIGITLDWRGSGVDEKGYDRATGRLLVEVDPRYFRPTEVELLLGDPSKAKRKLGWSHDTSARDLAREMVREDLKVMATSAIMKDA
- the fcl gene encoding GDP-L-fucose synthase, whose product is MYELRGKRVWVAGHRGMVGSAVVRRLAAEDCEVLTSARAEVDLKRQTDVEAFLAAARPDAVVVAAAKVGGILANDTYPADFLYDNLMIEANIIHASYTVGVEKLLFLGSSCIYPKLAPQPIPEAALLTGPLEPTNEWYAIAKIAGIKLAQAYRKQHGCDFISAMPTNLYGSGDNFDLQSSHVLPALIRKAHEAKRRGETSITIWGTGTPRREFLHADDCADALVFLLKTYSGFEHVNVGSGEDVTILELAQRVAAAVGFSGEIVHDLTKPDGTPRKLMAADKLRSMGWSPKIDLDTGIARAYASFLAETVEATA
- a CDS encoding linear amide C-N hydrolase, with the protein product MRLALPILLSLALGAAPAAHACTTLQLTAKDGAVVYGRTLEFGFDVKSEVLVLPAGTEMTGSMPDGGTGLRYKTKYGMAGANALGMNIMIDGISEKGLSLSALYFPGYASYAKATPETKDRAMAPQEFGAWVLGSFATLDEIKAGLDQVVLVATDVEALGGPAPLHFLVRDAEGRSIVIEPIDGTLVVSDNPVGVMTNSPTFDWHLTNLRNYTSLTARNLPTLVLGGGFALPQFGQGTGMAGLPGDSSSPSRFVRAVAFSQTALTPKTADEGVLQILHIMNNFDIPIGSVREVQGKEMHTDYTVWTSAADLKNLRWYFRTYEDQSIRVVDLKEALEGAKGQVGTIKMDGTPQPIENVSQQD
- a CDS encoding DMT family transporter; its protein translation is MPVYLWMVGAVVFEVIGTSALQASHQMTRLAPSLLTVAGYAAAFYCLSHALTTLPVGIAYAIWSGLGIVLISAVGYFLLGQRIDLPGLIGIGFILVGVVIVNIFSTAGLHS
- the meaB gene encoding methylmalonyl Co-A mutase-associated GTPase MeaB, which codes for MTDAQPPILDLDDLSRRVIAGERAALGRAITLVESRRADHEALAQQLLLKLLPHAGHAHRLGITGVPGVGKSTTIDTLGGNLTASGHKVAVLAVDPTSQRSGGSILGDKTRMSGLAVDPNAFIRPSPSAGTLGGVARRTRESMIVCEAAGFDVIIVETVGIGQSETAVADMVDFFLVLMLPGAGDELQGIKKGVIEIADMLAVNKADGDNMARATAAVADYRAALQIFVARGALWSPPVIAISGARNQGLDTLWAEIQRHRALFEKSGQLRARRAEQQVKWMWAMLEERMLQRLKDNPQVKTRLPQLESALREGRTTATLAAQEILTLLDA